A window of the Carassius carassius chromosome 36, fCarCar2.1, whole genome shotgun sequence genome harbors these coding sequences:
- the LOC132117129 gene encoding homeobox protein Nkx-6.1-like has protein sequence MLAVGQMDGSRQSAFLFNTPPLAALHSMTEMKTPLYPAYPLSSTGPASSTSPTATSPNPGGIPVSSPGIKTSTGLSTLGSLQQCSVATPHGINDILSRPAVVTAAAAAAAAAAASSPAGILSGLPRFSSLSPPPPPGLYFSPSAAAVAVARYPKPLTDLPGRTPIFWPGVMQSPHWRDARFACSPHQNSVLLDKDGKRKHTRPTFSGQQIFALEKTFEQTKYLAGPERARLAYSLGMTESQVKVWFQNRRTKWRKRHAAEMASAKKKQDSETERLKGASENEDDDDEYNKPLDPNSDDEKITQLLKKHKPNSALIIHTSENESS, from the exons ATGTTAGCGGTTGGGCAAATGGACGGGTCTCGCCAGAGCGCTTTCCTCTTCAATACCCCACCTTTGGCTGCTTTACACAGCATGACCGAGATGAAGACACCACTTTACCCAGCCTACCCGTTATCTTCCACTGGACCAGCATCCTCCACTTCACCGACAGCTACCTCTCCGAATCCAGGCGGTATCCCGGTCTCGTCCCCGGGGATCAAAACATCCACCGGTCTTTCGACTCTCGGATCACTCCAGCAGTGCTCGGTCGCCACTCCTCACGGAATAAACGACATCCTCAGTCGACCCGCGGTGGTCACCGCAGCGGCGGCGGCGGCGGCGGCGGCGGCGGCATCTTCTCCCGCTGGAATCTTGTCTGGACTGCCCCGCTTCAGCAGCCTGAGTCCTCCTCCGCCTCCAGGGCTGTATTTCAGCCCCAGCGCCGCGGCCGTGGCGGTGGCTCGGTATCCGAAACCTCTGACAGACCTTCCAGGCAGAACCCCCATATTCTGGCCTGGAGTTATGCAAAGCCCGCACTGGAGAGACGCCAGATTTGCATGTTCCCCAC ATCAAAACTCAGTGCTCCTGGACAAAGATGGGAAAAGGAAACACACGCGACCAACGTTTTCCGGGCAGCAAATTTTTGCCCTGGAAAAAACATTTGAGCAAACGAAATATTTAGCTGGACCCGAAAGAGCGCGGTTGGCCTACTCTTTAGGAATGACAGAGAGCCAAGTCAAG GTGTGGTTTCAAAACCGAAGAACAAAGTGGAGAAAACGGCACGCGGCTGAAATGGCCTCGGCAAAGAAAAAACAAGATTCAGAGACCGAGAGGCTGAAAGGAGCTTCGGAAAATGAAGACGACGACGACGAATACAACAAACCTTTAGACCCAAACTCGGACGATGAAAAAATAACGCAGTTACTGAAAAAACACAAACCAAACTCGGCTCTTATCATTCACACGTCGGAAAACGAGAGCTCGTAA